In the genome of Streptomyces sp. SAI-127, the window CAAGCAGTGCATGGTCAGACCTGGCCGAGGTCGACCTCCACCGGGAAGGGGGCCGCGACCTTGAGGACGCCGGTGAAGACGTCTCCGTCCCGGTAGGTCTTCGTCGCGGGGTCGAGAACATAGGTGTACACGAGAGGGACACCTGTCACGGCCTGCTCGATCCGCCAGTAGAAGGCAATGCCTGCCTTGGCGTACTGGTCGACCTTCACGATCCGGTCGGTGGTCTCCGAGCCCGGCGACACCACCTCCGCGACCAGCAGCACGTGCTCAGGGCGGGTCGGGGTGATGTCGATCGTCTCTGCGCGGTACACGACGACGTCCGGGCGGCGATTGGTGAGCGGGACGTCCTGAAGCCGGACGTCGAAGTCC includes:
- a CDS encoding Uma2 family endonuclease: MTAEMVAPAWMHEQITAEEYESWSEEQCAGIEIVDGMVVVSPSASKRHNRLARILANALDAAAGPEWNADTDFDVRLQDVPLTNRRPDVVVYRAETIDITPTRPEHVLLVAEVVSPGSETTDRIVKVDQYAKAGIAFYWRIEQAVTGVPLVYTYVLDPATKTYRDGDVFTGVLKVAAPFPVEVDLGQV